The Triticum urartu cultivar G1812 chromosome 5, Tu2.1, whole genome shotgun sequence genome contains the following window.
ttggtgatggtgactagagaattctgtcgatcactattttatctggaagattaactcccacttgattcaagcgattgtagtacccagacaatctgagcacatgctcactgcttgagctattctcttccatcttttagctatagaacttgttggagacttcatatctctcaactcgggtatttgcttgaaatattaacttcaactcctagaacatctcatatgttccatgacgttcagaacgtctttgaaatcccgattctaagccgttaagcatggtgcaccaaactatcaagtagtcatcatattgagctagccaaacgttcataacgtctgcatctgctcctgcaataggtctgtcacctagcggtgcatcaaggacataattcttctgtgcatcaatgaggataatcctcagatcacggatccaatccgcatcattgctactaacatttttcaacttagttttctctaggaacatataaaaattaaacggggagcaacatcgcgagctattgatctacaacatagatatgctaatactaccaggactaagttcatgataaattaaagttcaattaatcatattacttaagaaatcccacttagatagacatccctctaatcatctaagtgatcacgtgatccaaatcaactaaaccataaccggtcatcacgtgaaatggagtagctttcaatggtgaacatcattatgttgatcatatctactatataattcacgctcgacctttcagtctcagtgttccgaggccatatctgcatatgctaggctcgtcaagtttaaccagagtattctgcgtgtgcaaaactggcttgcacccgttgtagatggacgtagaacttatcacacccgatcatcacgtgatgtctgggcacgacaaactttggcaatggtgcatactcaggagaacacttttatcttgaaatttagtgagagatcatcttataatgctaccgccgaactaagcaaaataagatgtataaaagataaacatcatatgcaatcaaaatatgtgacatgatatggccatcatcatcttgtgcctttgatctccatctccaaagcatcgtcatgatttccatcgtcaccggcatgacaccatgatctccatcatcttgatctatatcaatgtgtcgtcacatggtcgtctcgccaactattgctcttgcaactattgctatcgcatagcgataaagtaaagcaattatttggctcttacatcttatgcaataaagaaacaaccataaggcttctgccagttgccgataacttcaacaaaacatgatcatcttatacaacaacttatatctcatcacgtcttgaccatatcacatcacaacatgccctgcaaaaacaagttagacgtcctctactttgttgttgcaagttttacgtggctgctacgggctgagcaagaaccgttcttacctacgcatcaaaacccaacgatagtttgtcaagttagtgttggtttaaccttctcaaggaccgggcgtagccacacttgatTCAAcgaaagttggagaaactgacacccgctagtcacctgtgtgcttagcacggcggtaaaaccagtctcgcgtaagcgtacgcataatgtcggtccgggacgcttcatccaacaataccgcgaaccaaagtgtgacatgctggtaagcagtatgacttatatcgcccataactcacttgtgttctactcgtgcatattacatcaacgcataaaacctagctcggatgccactgttggggattgtagtgatttcaaaaaaattcctacgcacacgcaagatcatggtgatgcatagaaatgagagggaagagtgttgtctacgtaccctcgtagaccgaaagtggaagcgttagcacaacgcggttgatgtagtcgtacgtcttcacgacccgaccgatcaagtaccgaacgtacggcacctccgagttcagcacacgttcagcccgatgacgtctctcgaactctgatccagccgagtgttgagtgagagcttcgtcagcatgacagtgtggtgatgatgttgatgttctaccgacgcagggcttcgcctaagcaccgctacagtaatatcgaggtggactatggtggaggggggcaccgcacacggctaaaggatcaaacgatcaattgttatgtctatggggtgcctccctgcccccatatataaaggagcaaggggggtgcggccggccagggagagggcgcgccagcAGGAGTCATacgttggaataggattcgggagaaggaaagagagaggggaagaaggaaagagggggccgccccccttgccctaaaccaattcggtttgggccttgggggggcgcgccccacactccccttgcttccctctatttccactaaggcccatgtaggcccattaagccccccgggggtttcggtaacctcccggtactccggtaaaatcccgatttcacccgaaacacttccgacatccaaacataggcttccaatatatcaatcttcatgtctcgaccatttcgagactcctcgtcatgtccttgatcacatccgggactccaaacaatcttcggtacatcaaaacatataaactcataatataactgtcattgtaacgttaagcgtgcggaccctacgggttcgagaactatgtagacatgaccgagacacgtctccggtcaataaccaatagcggaacctggatgctcatattggctcccacatattctacgaagatctttatcgctcaaaccgcacaacaacatacgttgttccctttgtcatcggtatgttacttgcccgagattcgatcgtcggtatctcaatacctagttcaatctcgttatcggcaagtctctttactcgttctgtaatacatcatcctgcaactaactcattagttgcaatgcttgcaaggcttaagtgatgtgcattactgagagggcccagatatacctctctgacaatcggagtgacaaatcataatatcgaaatatgccaacccaacaagtaccttcggagacacctgtagagcacctttataatcacccagttatgttgtgacgtttggtagcacacaaagtgttccttcggtaaacgggagttgcataatctcatagtcataggaacatgtataagtcatgaagaaagcaatagcaacaaactaaacgatcaagtgctatgctaacggaatgtgtcaagtcaatcacatcattctctaatgatgtgacccgttaatcaaatgacaactcatgtctatggctaggaaacttaaccatctttgattcaacgagctagtcaagtagaggcatattagtgacactctgtttgtctatgtattcacacatgtattatgtttccggttaatacaattctagcatgaataataaacatttatcatgatataaggaaataaataataactttattattgcctctagggcatatttccttcagtctcccacttgcactagagtcaataatctagttcacatcgtcatgtgatttaacatcaatagttcacatcaccatgtaattaacacccatagttcacatcgtcatgtgaccaacacccaaagggtttactagagttaataatctagttcacatcgctatgtgattaatacccaaagagtactaaggtgtgatcatgttttgcttgtgaggaaagtttagtcaacgggtctgccacattcagatccgtatgtattttgcaaatttttatgtcaacaatgctctgcacggagctactctagctaattactcccactttcaatatgtatccagattgagactttgagtcatctggatcaatgtcaaactttgcatcaacgtaaccctttacgacgaactttttgtcacctcataatcgagaaacatatccttattccactaaggataattttgaccaatgtccagtgatctactcctagatcactattgtactcgcTTGCCAAACTCACTAAGAGGCCGCGCGCTACTCGCAATGAAGTTCCGCCTCAGGCGGACGCGGACGCGACTGCTAGCTGCACCTCCTACACGCCCCATTGAACTATCAGCCCCACACGTGGCAGGTGGACAATGACTGACCGTCCACGTCCATCATCGACCTCATGCCCACCGGCGTCGATAATGGACAGGTCGCGGACTCGTCcaaggatgagtagggcatgggaggcggcagggcattgTGCCCCAAGTGGGCCGGTCTGTCTCCCATGTTCTACTCTttctcgccggagaccgcaccttcacttcatgTGTCTTACCGTCGCCGCTCATGGAGACGGCAGATGAAGGAGGTGGTCGACGATGTGGAATAGAAAGGAAGTGGACGACGGCCGTCACCATAGGATAGGTTTAGGTCGGGTTTTTTCTTCTTCTAAAATCCACCGTTTTTGCATGAATCTCATCCGGTTTATATGAAAATCCGCCGTGTTTGCATAATTTCGTCCGGTTAGTTGAAAAGTTGTTTAAAATGTATGCAAACACTGTTGGATGACGGCCTTCGATATAAGTGCCCGTAGATTCGGCCCCCTGTCCATGGACAGATGCCTGAGCAAATTTGAGGATCAGCATTGAAAATGCcctaaacaatgaagattatcaaGACATTGCTGAGGAACAAGATGAATGATGATGGGATGAATCATAGCATGTTAAGCTATACCCGCAAACCGGATACGCGGACGGGGGACCAATCCTAGTCCTAGAAAGAAAGAAGCATCCAACCAGAAGCGTCATCAGTGGGGCATTAAGAGCACAACAGGGATACGCATCATCTGCATGATCAGGTTATCATATTTGCTAGGCTGGTCCATTCTAGGGGATTGCTCATGATATGCTCCGGCGCACGCTCGGTTTATAtatccatcatatatacatagaTAGAAGGTGTACATGGACCAAACCTTCCATCTGAAATCCATATGCAACTTTGCTGTTTCACCACTCCTATCCTAACCTTTCTGTAAAGCCTACGTAGAAAAGGTGCCAACTTCGTGCTCAAAAGGCTGTGGTTCTTGCAACTGCAAACTAGTCTGCTTTAGCATGGTAAAAGGGCACTGGTATATCACAGAAGATGAAACAATTTGTGCTCTCGACCCATTCAGTAGTGCGCGTGACTCCATTTTCAGTGTACTCCGATACTTCAGTAACATACTAACATCTGATTTTTCAAGTTTTTCTCAAAAATAATAATaatctactccctccatcccataatataagagcattttttACACTGTGTTTTTGAcatagtgtcaaaaacgctcttatattatgggacggagggagtaattttCAAGTTTGCCAAACAAAAGGGAGACATCTGATTGTTTTGGAGTAGATGGTACGGGGACAAAACAAAGGTAAAAACAGAAGATAGCCGTCACACTGAGCTAATCAGTTACTTCCTGAACTTAATTCAGTCTGTAATTAATCAAGCCTATGTATAAAGCTAATATTACATCAAATCAGACACTTTGAAAGAATGATAAACATACATCTTGTGATCATCTTCTCCCTTCACGACTGCATAAATTCCTAATCACGCATGCACAACGTATCCCTGTTAATTTGATAGTTTGCCACCGCTAAGCTAGTCATCAATATCTTCAACTACCGTGGATGAGAAGCCCAACGAGGACTCGAATGTAGCGGCGGTGTCGCCGCCGAGGTACCGCTTGAGCCGGTCCAGGTCATCGGCGGCGTCCAGCATAGACGGCCGCGTGGACGCGCTCTCCTGGGTGCAGAGAATGCCGAGCTCCAGCAGCTCGCCGATGGCCGCGTCCGACATCCTCCTCACCTCGGGCGTCTGGTCCAGAACCATCCTGGCCAGCGCCTGGTCGACCACCGCGTGGGCCCGGCCATGGTAGTGGCTCTTCACCCACTTGTGCAGGCTCAGCCCGCCCTCAAACATGTCGTCAATCGGCTTCTTCCTCGTTACCATCTCCATCACCAGAACGCCGAAGCTGTACACATCGCCCTTCGTCGTCGGGTTCGAGCCGTAGCCATACTCTTTAGATCATTGACCAAGAAGTAAGAACCACTCAGAACTAAGAATCTGAGAACTCATCACCAGAATAGCTTGTGAATTAGCTTTAGCAGTGTGTGGTTTCATGGTACGTACCTGGAGGAATGTATCCGATGGAACCGCACAGCATGTTGGCGGTGGAGGCGCCGACGTCGGCCATGTTGGCCACCCCGCCAACGCTCATGACCAGCCGGGAGATGCCGAAGTCGGACACCAGCGCGGTCATGTCATCGTTGATGAGGACGTTGCTTGGCTTGAGGTCACAGTGGATGACCTTGACCGGTGAGTGGTGGTGCAGGTAGGCAACCCCCTCGGCGATGTCGCTGCAGATGTTGACGCGCTGCACCAGGCTGAGCTCGGCCGGCGGTCCAGCATAGAGGCACCGCTCCAGGCTGCCCTTCGCCATGAAGGGCAGGACCAGCGCCTTGAAGTCCGCCAGGCTGCATGCGGTGATGATCCGCATGAGGTTCCGGTGGCGGATGCGCTTCAGGACCTGGCACTCGCGGCTGAAGCTCTTGGTCGAGTTCCCTGACTGGAGCTGCAGCACCTTCACGGCAACCATGGTGCCGTCCCGCAGCGTGCCACGGTACACGCGGCCGTAGCTGCCCGTTCCGACGAGCCGGTCTGCGCTGAACTCCTCCGTCGCCTCAACCAACTCCTGGTGTGTGATCCGCGGGTACTTGTACTTCATCACCGGTGACGAGCCTCCGCTGCGTCGGCCCCTGAACATGTCCTCCCGCATTGCAGCTAGCCAATCCCGGATCTTCCAGGCACCGACCGCGCAGAGGATTGTCAGCACGAATGCTAGCACGGCGGCGCAGACGCACATCACGACCAAATACTTCCGGGACTGATACCATGGGCGGTGTCTTTGGCAGTTGCGCCTCACCACCGAGCCGCAGAGCCGTGGGTTGCCAATGTAGGACAGGAAGGTGAAGTCCGCAAAGACGCCAGTGGTGGGCACATGGCCGACGAAGTTATTGTATGACAGGTTGAAATGTTTCAGGCTGGTGCATTTCGTCAGGTTTGCAGGGATCTCACCGGTCAGGGAGTTGTTGGAGACGTCCAGGTTTTTGAGGTCCTTGAGGAGGTCGAGGGACGACGGTAGGACGCCGGTGAGCAAGTTGTGCGACAGGTCCAGAACCTCCAGCTCCCGGCAGAGCCCAATCTGCGGGGAGATCATGCCACTGAAGTTGTTCCAGGACAGGTCAATCGTTTGCACTTGTTGCATGTCGCCGAGCCCCCGTGGAAGCTCACCTCTGATCTGGTTGTGCGACAGGTTCAGAGATATAATGTCGGTGCCAGAGACCATGTCCGGTACCTCTCCGGTCAAGCTGTTGTTCGAGAGGTCAAGGTGCAGCAAGCGGATGCATTCGGCAAGGCGGTTTGCCGGTATCTCCCCGGACAGCTGGTTGTTCTGCAGGTAGAGGTTGACAAGCCCGGTCCCGATGCCGCTCGGGATGCTCCCTGACAGCGCATTGCCTGACAGATCCAGCTCGCCGAGGCTCGTCGCGTTGCCTATGCACGCTGGGATCATGCCCCTCAGGGCGTTGTTGGAAAGGGAGAGCCGCTCGAGCTTCGGCAAGCCGCAGATGGAAGCCGGGACTGTCCCATTCAGCTGGTTGCTCGACAGGTTCATCAGTGTGATGTTTATCACGTCGCCCATGTCGGCCGGGATTGGCCCCTCGATCTTGTTGAGCTCCAGGTTGAGGTGCGATATATTTGGTGGGAGCAACGAGCCAAGCCAGGTTGGCAGCCGACCGCCCATCCCCACCGCGCCGGCCTCGATCTCCAGTATTTGGGAGCAGTTCGATACTGCGGCGAAGAAGGGCTCCAGGTTGGTGTTGCCGTCGTGGCTCGAGAACCGGTAGTTGTTGGACAAATGCAGGTACTTGAGCTGCTGCTTGCCTGCTATGATGCCGGCGGGGAGCTTGTCGGCGAGCGAGTTGTCCTCCACATCCAGCATGTACAGATAGGTGCAGTTAGCGAGCCACCATGGGAGTTTTCCGGTTAGCCTGTTGGAGTAGAGGTTGAGCACAAGAATGTTCTCTGAGGCTTCCAGGGGAATCTCGCCAGACAGATCGTTGTTGCCGAAGTCGACCAGACCTAGACGGGTGCAGTTCTTGAAGAGAACGGCCGGGATAGGGCCTGAGAGCTGATTATCCTTAAGGCTGAGGTAGGCCAAGCTTGCCAGCTCAGAGAAGGACGGCGGTATGCCGCCGCTGAGCTGGTTGTGGCCGAGGTCGAGGACTTCGAGACCGCGGAGGTTGGAGAGCTCGGCTGGGATCTGCCCTGCGAGGAAATTGCTAGACATGTCGAGGCTCTTGAGGCGAGTGAGGTTACCGATGACCGGCGGCACGGCGCCAGAGATGTTCATGTCGCCTAGGGAGAGGCCGATGACGTGCTGCCGCCTCCAGTCGCAGGCGACGCCAGTGAGGCCGCAGACGTCGCCGTTGGACTCGTTCCAGTCGGCCAGAGGCGACGGCGACAGCAAGGTGAGCGAGCGTTTCAACGCCAGGAGCGTGGCCTTCTCCTGCAGAAGCACTTGCCGCCGACGCTGCTGCTGCCGGACGATCGTCCCAGCCCGCCTCTCGCCCGCCGCAGCGGCCATGGCATGGAAGAGCAtgaggtggaggtggaggtggaggaggaggagaatgGCCGCGCGCCTGACGGCCATGGGAGCTGCCCTCATGTTTTAGTGGAAAGGCATGCAGCCGGTGATGGACTATGGGAGGTAGCTCAGACCTGAGAGCCTAGCTAAGGGTTCTACATGGCGGTAGCATCTCCGGTCACTACTCTATAGGCTGGAATGGATGTACCAGACTCCAGAGATGGATCGGAAAGGATGTTGAAGCAGGTCGCAGAAAATATGGAATGGGAACGAAGATAGATGGATGGAGAATGAGGTGACGGCGACCGGCGAGAGTGGCGGTAATGGCATGGCCCCTGGCTGATTTGTTTCTGCGTCGGCTATGATTGCCCAGTGCATGATAAGCGGGCGCAGGCAGTGGGAAAGCGACCGGAGATGGCTCTGCACTTGCACTTCGGCAGCGCGCACGCACGCGCGTGCAGTAGGGACGAGGTTGCAATGGCCATAGATTTTCTTCGGGCATGCCGCACTCGCGCCAGTAGGCCAATACGGATGGGGTTATCTGTCTCGGGAAATACTGTAGTGCTAGCTGTGGTGCTTGCCAAGAAGATCCCCTTGTGTACAATGTATTTTCTTCTACTGTTAACCCAGCTAGTTAATCTGAACACTACTTTAGACAAGCGTGTGTATCTCTATTGCCAACCGAACAACCATCTGACAGATCTGGAGTAAGTTGAGCATGATAAAGCTAGAGTGAACCAACCTGGTTATGTATTGACTCTGTGCATCAATCCACACCTCCATGCAGAGGCCCGGCGCCCCTCCTTTATCCAAAAAAAAA
Protein-coding sequences here:
- the LOC125509423 gene encoding putative leucine-rich repeat receptor-like serine/threonine-protein kinase At2g24130, producing the protein MRAAPMAVRRAAILLLLHLHLHLMLFHAMAAAAGERRAGTIVRQQQRRRQVLLQEKATLLALKRSLTLLSPSPLADWNESNGDVCGLTGVACDWRRQHVIGLSLGDMNISGAVPPVIGNLTRLKSLDMSSNFLAGQIPAELSNLRGLEVLDLGHNQLSGGIPPSFSELASLAYLSLKDNQLSGPIPAVLFKNCTRLGLVDFGNNDLSGEIPLEASENILVLNLYSNRLTGKLPWWLANCTYLYMLDVEDNSLADKLPAGIIAGKQQLKYLHLSNNYRFSSHDGNTNLEPFFAAVSNCSQILEIEAGAVGMGGRLPTWLGSLLPPNISHLNLELNKIEGPIPADMGDVINITLMNLSSNQLNGTVPASICGLPKLERLSLSNNALRGMIPACIGNATSLGELDLSGNALSGSIPSGIGTGLVNLYLQNNQLSGEIPANRLAECIRLLHLDLSNNSLTGEVPDMVSGTDIISLNLSHNQIRGELPRGLGDMQQVQTIDLSWNNFSGMISPQIGLCRELEVLDLSHNLLTGVLPSSLDLLKDLKNLDVSNNSLTGEIPANLTKCTSLKHFNLSYNNFVGHVPTTGVFADFTFLSYIGNPRLCGSVVRRNCQRHRPWYQSRKYLVVMCVCAAVLAFVLTILCAVGAWKIRDWLAAMREDMFRGRRSGGSSPVMKYKYPRITHQELVEATEEFSADRLVGTGSYGRVYRGTLRDGTMVAVKVLQLQSGNSTKSFSRECQVLKRIRHRNLMRIITACSLADFKALVLPFMAKGSLERCLYAGPPAELSLVQRVNICSDIAEGVAYLHHHSPVKVIHCDLKPSNVLINDDMTALVSDFGISRLVMSVGGVANMADVGASTANMLCGSIGYIPPEYGYGSNPTTKGDVYSFGVLVMEMVTRKKPIDDMFEGGLSLHKWVKSHYHGRAHAVVDQALARMVLDQTPEVRRMSDAAIGELLELGILCTQESASTRPSMLDAADDLDRLKRYLGGDTAATFESSLGFSSTVVEDIDD